DNA from Mustela nigripes isolate SB6536 chromosome 14, MUSNIG.SB6536, whole genome shotgun sequence:
gctcctgagTCTGTCAGGCGCCTCCTGGGCCCAGAGCAGCTGTACTGGACACGCGGCCATCCCTGGCATCCCGGGCATCCCTGGTGCACCAGGCTCTAACGGCAAACCTGGGACCccagggacaaagggagagaaaggtacTGCCCGCTTTGGGGGATACATTCGTGTCGTTGAGCAAGGCCCCATCTCCTGCCTCCCCGGTCACAGCGGCTGACCCAAGAGATCGCAAAAGCACTTGCAAATCCATCAGCTTGCCAAGCACCCCCTTCTCCTCCGCCCCGCAATGACTTTGAGAAGAGGGAATTCTGATTCCCGTTTTACAGCCCGGAAAACTGATGTCCAGAAGGACTACTGAATTGCCTGAGGGAGCCACGTCCATATCGAGGCTGAGATCAGACCGTGGCTCTCTCACCCCTAAGTCCAGGCAGACAGAGAGCTCCGCGGCAGACGCGCAATCCCGGGCTGCCTCCCGGGGGGGTGGCTTCCCCTCCCTGAAATGCAGTTTCTTTACCTATAACATGTGGGCAGATTCTTTTCAGGGTTGTCACAGGGTTCAAATGAGACTTCCCCCCAAGAAAACCCCCTGGAAAATGTTCGTTTGTTCGTTCATTTAACCAAAACCAACTTTTGTCCTCACACAATCCCCAAGTGACCCTCGAAATCCCACAAAGTATCCTCATGAGCCCATTTTACAGCGGAGGAAGCTGAGCCCCAGAGAGTGTGACTCCATCAAGGGCACATGACTAATAATGGCAGATGTCGCAGGACATCTGTCTGTCCCCTGGGCCCATGCTCTCAGCCACGatactctgccccttccctggaaAAGAGGTTTTGTCTCGCACTGTGCCAGACAGACGGGTAGCGGCCACATGGAGGGCATGAGAAGGTTTCCAAGATTCAGTTCTAGGCTCCAGTGAAATGAATGTCGGGATTGATTAAAGATGTCTACCCTGAGgggggagtgaggagggagagTATGTGGGCTGAGAATTCATTCTCCGGCTCCAGGCTGGAACAGGGGAGCCTGTATGAGCTGGTGAGGACAGCAGGCCCAGCACCCTCCCTAAGGAGACACCACTGTCCACTCCTCGGGTGTCAGGTCCCATTGCTACGGGGAAAGCGGGGCTGGGAGGAGACCACCCCCCCTTCCACACACAGCaagctggggcccagagaggagcAGGGACATGGCAGAAGTTACACAGCCACGCTCCTGGACTCCTAGCCCGGGGGCTCCTTCTTTGGGTACTCAGCGATCCCTGGCCCATCATGTCTCTTGTCTCTGCTTTTCCAGGGCTGCCAGGGCTGGCTGGAGACCATGGCGAGTTTGGGGAGAAGGGagacccagggatgcctgggaaACCAGGCAAAGTAGGCCCCAAGGGCCCCATTGGTCCCAAAGGTTCCCCAGGCCCCCCCGGACCCCGTGGCCCCAAGGGCGAGTCAGGGGACTATAGGGCCACACAGAAAATCGCCTTCTCTGCCACGAGGACCATCAACAGCGTCCTGCGGCGGGAGCAGCCCATCCGCTTCGACCACGTGATCACCAACGAGAACCGCAACTACGAACCCCGCAGCGGCAAGTTCACCTGCACCGTGCCCGGCATCTACTACTTCGCCTACCACGCCAGCTCACGAGGGAACCTGTGCGTGAACCTCATCCGGGGCCGGGAGCGCATGGAGAAGGTGGTCACCTTCTGCGACTACGCCCAGAACACCTTCCAGGTCACCACGGGCGGTGTGGTCCTCAAGCTGAGCGAGGGGGAGAACGTGTTTCTGCAGGCCACAGACAAGAACGCCCTGCTGGGCTTGGAAGGTGCCAATAGCATCTTCTCTGGGTTCTTGCTCTTCCCAGACGCAGAGGTGTGAGCTGTGGGGCTGGctggctccctccccatcccttaCCCCTGCCAGCAAGGCTCACTTggacccccatccccacccccaccagaccGAAACGCACAGTAGGGCTCCATGGATGTTGCTGAAGGAATGAGCAAATAAACTTTCCAAGGCCAAAGGACAGTGGTCTAATTCAACTTTGTCCCCCAATatctagcacacagtaggtgctctgaAGTGCTGCTTGAAcgctggttgaatgaatgaatgagtgaatgagctCTGAAAGCAAAAACTCCATCTGTTAGGAGGTGAATGGAGAACCAGACTGCCCAGCTCTGTGACAGCCACAcagtgggagatggggagggaacACCGGCTACTGAGCACCTACCGTGTTCCAAGCGCTGGATTAGACCCTTTCATTGTCTCATTAAGCCTCACACTCATGGGAGGAGATAGGGTACATCATGCCCAGTTTATAGAGAAGACTGAGGATCAGACGGACGAAGGGATTGTCCTTCATTCCACAGGGAGAACTGGGTCGGCCCACTGATGACTTGAGACCCCTTTCAAGGCAATGTACTGAGGCTGGACACTAcaaaggttgttttgtttgtttgtttttgtttttgttttttaaggttttatttatttgacagacagacagagatcacaagtaggcagagaggcaggcggggggcggggagcaggctctccgctgagcagagagcccgattccgggttcaatcccaggaccctgagatcatgacctgagccgaaggcagaggcttaacccactgagccacccacacactacaaaggttttgtcttttcttttcttttctcttttcttttctttcctttcctttcctttctttttttaagatttcttttgaatctttatttgagagtgagggaaagagagcatgcaagtatggggaggggcagagacagagggagagagaatctccagcagaccccacactgagcacggagcctgatgcagggctccatcccacaaccctgagatggtgacctaagccaaaatcaagagtcagagtctTCAtcgactgggccatccaggcgccccacttacAGAGTTTTTCTGCTTATAACATCACATCCCCCTGCCCAAGGGATCAAAGGGTCTTCCTGTAACATCTAAACTGACTGTGAAATCAAGACCCTTCCCCTCTTGATTCTCCCCACACGCCCCCTACCGAAATCCTTCCCAGCCTGGCACAAACTTGGCCATCCAGTTAGAACAAACATCACTACCCTGCTCACTAACCCCATGGCCAACTGGATAGACTCCCAGCCCATGAGCCTAGCCCTCCAGGCTCTCCATGGACTGGACTTCCAGTCTCACCCCTGCCTCTCCTGGACAAGGACTCCCCTGGGGACCGCTGGGTCCTCTATCTTCAGGCAAGCTCTGTGCTGCCCCACCTTGATGCCTTTATGCTCACAGCTCCCCTAGGCTCCTACACAGCCCCACTCAAGTCACATCATCTCCCTGTAGCTGGGCCATCCCTGAGCTCGCTCTTCTGGCTCCTCTgatctccccccgccccacttcTCACATGTGCAGGGCTGAGCACATACAGCCTGCCTCGGGCTTTTCACTCATGCCCAGCCCATCCGCCCAGCTTGGCAAGGCAGGTCTCACCGAACCCCACAGAGCCCAGTGGGCACCACAGCCACTCCATAAAGACCAAGGACACAGGCATAGGACCGTCCACTGTCGCACTCCTCTACCTGCTCGCTGTAGCCCCTCCTTCTAGCGCTAGTCCACCAAGACCAAGGACCGATCCTGACCTGGGGTAGGAGGGATTTAAGGCTCTCTTCTCCTGCCAACCACAGAGGGTCAGAGCAACCAGACTCTTTGGAGACAGGCCTGTTTCTCAGGACTCCGTTCACGGGGCATAGCTTCTGGTCTCCTGGGCCTCAGGCCTGGCCTTGACAACCTGCCCCAACCTCAGACTCTCCAACAGGGACCGGCAACCTTTTCTCAACGGGGCTGGGCCTTCTTTTTTGCTGCTCAACCCTTTCCGTACAAAGCATCTGCTTGGTCTTTGACTCAAAGTGACCGTTATCACATCACAGTGGAGTTACTGAGCCCCTGTCACTCCGGGTACCTTGTTCATTCAAGTTCCTCCACAAAGCCCAGGAGATGCAAAGTGCTCTCCCCCTTTCACAGCTGagaatctgaggctcagagagagcagatgatttgcccaaggtcacacagcggcAGGGACACAGTGAGTGCCGGAGCCTGTGAAGCCACCCCCCTTCCTCCCAAACCCATCAGACCttgggcggggttggggggggggttggttctTGAGCCTTTGCAGTTGGATCTCTCCATACAGGGCTGTACTCCCCGCCCAGGGGCGGACCCGGCTGCAGGTGTCAAGCACACGCAGGGCTCCCCCTCTTGCTGCAAGGACCCAGGCACAGCCGGCTGTGGCCCAGAAACCAGCGCTTGTCTCCAGTGGTGCCTCCAGCCCGCTGGTTCTCTCGCAGGACCCACGCTCCCTGAGGCCTGACACTGCCGCCTTTCCTCCACCGGaaccagcacccccaccccaggcaggaCCCTCTTCACAAGGCCC
Protein-coding regions in this window:
- the C1QB gene encoding complement C1q subcomponent subunit B; translation: MTAPRGCVLVLLLLLSLSGASWAQSSCTGHAAIPGIPGIPGAPGSNGKPGTPGTKGEKGLPGLAGDHGEFGEKGDPGMPGKPGKVGPKGPIGPKGSPGPPGPRGPKGESGDYRATQKIAFSATRTINSVLRREQPIRFDHVITNENRNYEPRSGKFTCTVPGIYYFAYHASSRGNLCVNLIRGRERMEKVVTFCDYAQNTFQVTTGGVVLKLSEGENVFLQATDKNALLGLEGANSIFSGFLLFPDAEV